The Eggerthella guodeyinii sequence GCCCTCGATGTTGTCGCGCGCCTGCTGCCAGAAGTAGTCGGGGTAGCACACGGCCGGGAACACGTCGTGCGCCTTCATGCGGTCGTCTCCGTTGTTCGTGCGCAGGGCGAGGAACTCGGGCAGGTCGCGGTGCCACGCGTCCAGGTACACCGCCACGGCGCCCTGGCGCATGCCCAGCTGGTCCACCGCCACGGCCGTGTCGTTGGCCAGGCGAATCCACCGGATGACGCCGCCGGCCGCGCCGTCGAAGCCGCGGATGGCGCTGCCGCTGGCGCGCACCTTGCCGAAGTACAGGCCCATGCCGCCGCCGTACTTGCTCACCTTCGCGAAGTTGTCGATGCTGCGGTAGATGCCGTCCAGGCTGTCGGGCACCGTGTCGATGAAGCACGACGACAGCTGGTGGAACGGCTTGCGCGCGTTCGACAGCGTGGGCGTGGCCATGGTCACCTTGAGCGTGGACAGCATGTCGTAGAAGCGGCGCACCCAGCCCATGCGCTCGTCCGCGCGCTCCTCCATGGCGAGGTGCAGCGCGATGCCGAGGAACATCTCCTGCGGCGACTCGAGCGGCGCGCCCTGATGCGTGCGGATGACGTAGCGGTCGAGCAGCAGCTGCAGGCCCGCGTAGGTGAACAGGTCGTTGCGGCCGAGGTCGATGAAGCCGGCTGCCTCGTCGAGCTCGGCGGGCGTGTAGCGCTGCAGGATGTAGTCGCCGTACAGGCCCTCCTCGGCGAGGAAGGCGACCTTCTGCGAGAAGGTGCCGATGCGCCGGGCCGCCAAGCGCTCGGCCAGGGCGCGGTCGAACTGCACCATCAGCAGGCGCGCGGCGATGATCTCCCAGCGCGGCGCCTCCTGCGTGGTCAGCTCCACCGCCGCCTTGACGAGCATGGCCAGCTTCTGGTCGTCGGTGGCGTCGGGCTTGGCGAACGACTGGGACTTCGCGCTCAGGTGCGCCAGCTCGTACTCCTCGCCGGGGAATTCCTTCTGCACCGCCGCCAGCACGTCCGGCAGCGCGGAGACGTCCGGCAGCTGGGCGCACAGGCGCTCGCGCGCTGCACGCTTGCGGGCACGGTCCTCGCGGTACAGGATGTAGCTTTTCAGCTCCTCGTAGTGGTTCGCCTCCATGAGCGCGCGCTCCACGAGGTCCTGCACGTCCTCCACCGCGATGGCGTCGCCTGCGGCCTGCGCCGCATCGCCCATGGCGCGCTCGATGCCCGCGACGAGGCGGTCGGCCTCCTCGTCGTCCAGGCGGGTGCCCACGCTGGCGAACGCCGCGCCCATGGCGCGCTTGATCTTGTCGACGACGTAGGGCTCCGTCGTGCCGTTGCGCTTGGAAATCTGCATGATGGTATCGGTCCTTCGTTCTCCGGTTACGGTGCGTTGTGGGAGCGACCATGGTAGCACAATATGTTATCAAAATCGCAACATATTGGGGAACGAATGCGTAACAAGCACCACATCGGCGGAAACGAGGCAAACGGCGCATGCGGCCGGGAAGGCGGTCGAGGGGGCACGCGCGGCGCTGCGCGGGCGGGGCGACGCGCCCGCAACGTACAAGAACAAATGTTTCACGTGAAACATCCGGCGCACCATCGTGGCGATCCGCATCCGCCCCGCGCTTCACGTCCTCGCCCTCCCCCCCCGTCTTCGAAGAGGGCGCAGATGGCAAGAACGTACCGGATTCGGCAGAAACAGCCCGACCCGTAAAAAAAAAAGGGGGGGGGTACTGGACGCGCCCGACCAGGTTCGCATCGAGGACCGCGCCGCAAACGCTCGCCCCCCCCCCCGAAACATCGCCAACGAACAAATGTTTCACGTGAAACATTCGGCAGGGGGCGAACGCGATTCGGGTTGGCCGGACATCACGCGCAGGGTACACCTTTCGGCCAGCCGCGAACGCACGGGGGCGCTGGGGTATAATCGCCTGCGTCTAGGGAGGAATCGCATGAAACTGCTGGAACGGGTGCACGGCACGACCGGCATCAAGATCATCATCGGCTCGGCGTTTTTCTGGGCTTGGCTCGACGCGCTGTTCATGAGCCTGTTCTTCGTCCGCCCCGAAGCCGAGGGCTTCATGGCGGAGCTCGCGGCCGTGGCCGTGTTCGGGCTGAGCCTGCCCTGGCTCGC is a genomic window containing:
- a CDS encoding ribonucleoside-diphosphate reductase subunit alpha, translating into MQISKRNGTTEPYVVDKIKRAMGAAFASVGTRLDDEEADRLVAGIERAMGDAAQAAGDAIAVEDVQDLVERALMEANHYEELKSYILYREDRARKRAARERLCAQLPDVSALPDVLAAVQKEFPGEEYELAHLSAKSQSFAKPDATDDQKLAMLVKAAVELTTQEAPRWEIIAARLLMVQFDRALAERLAARRIGTFSQKVAFLAEEGLYGDYILQRYTPAELDEAAGFIDLGRNDLFTYAGLQLLLDRYVIRTHQGAPLESPQEMFLGIALHLAMEERADERMGWVRRFYDMLSTLKVTMATPTLSNARKPFHQLSSCFIDTVPDSLDGIYRSIDNFAKVSKYGGGMGLYFGKVRASGSAIRGFDGAAGGVIRWIRLANDTAVAVDQLGMRQGAVAVYLDAWHRDLPEFLALRTNNGDDRMKAHDVFPAVCYPDYFWQQARDNIEGDWYLMCPHEIATVKGYALEDCFGEEWTRKYLECVADARIKKRVIPLKDVIRLIIKSAVETGTPFTFNRDAVNRANPNKHRGVIYCSNLCTEIAQNMGAIEQLEQRIEDVNGEQVVVTVTKPGAFVVCNLASLSLGHIDVDDPQELAQVTESAVRALDNVIDLNFFPVPYAEINNRQYRPIGLGVSGYHHLLAKHGIRWESEEHLAFADRVFGDVHYAAVRASCAIAREKGAYGYFEGSGWQTGDYFRDRGLTEGRWADLARDVAEHGLRNGYLLAVAPTSSTSIIAGTTAGLDPVMNRYFLEEKKNGLMPRVAPELSMDTFWYYKNAHLIDQAWSVRACGVRQRHIDQAQSMNLYITNEYTFRRVLDLYLLAWEEGVKTIYYVRSKSLEVEECEVCSS